The genome window GTCCCCCGCGGCCGGCGACCCCTTCGGCCAAAAGGACCGTCGCCCCGCACAGTCCCAGAACGGCCTGCGGTAGCGGGTATCCCGACTCCAGAGTAGCCGGCCCCAGCAGCGCTCCGGTCGAGCCCCCTACAAGTACCGCGGCGAGGAGCCGAACCCATCGCCCGCTTCCGGCCCGCCCCGGTCCGAGGATCCATCCCGGCAGCAGCGCCACCGCCACATAGAGGATGAGTGTCAGGGAATTCACCGGGACGCTGGGCATGCGAGACCACTGCGAAGGGAAACAAGAACGTGCCGATGGATGGTAGCCGGAGAGCCGCAAGTCCTCGTCTGTCCGGGGCATTGAGGAGGTGAAATGCCTTATGCCGTTGGCTCGCACGATGTTCTTGCCGACACGACTGTGCTCGCTCAAACCCAACGTGCTACGGCAGCCTGGGGTCAAGGGGGCCATGCCCCCTTGCCGCCGGAGGCGCTTCCATGAGGAACCGTGGGACACAACGGATGTCCCCTTTGTGGTACCGGCGTTGAGGACTCACCGCTCGCTTTGCAATCCCCGCGGGTTGGTGAGGAGGCATACGGCACGTTGTCCGCGCTTGGACACTGCGCGCTTCAGACAACTTTCGATGGCCAGGCCTCCGGCGGGCAAAGGGGCGTTGCCCCTCTGCACTCCCCACCAGGGTGCCCCTGGACCCGGTTGGGGAGCAATGCCTGACCAACATTGAGCAAACGCACCTTCTCCCTTCAGCCTTCCGCACCCTTTCGGGACGGCGGTACGATGCCAAGTACATCGCACCAGGAACACCCTCTGTGACGGTTGCCACCTATCGCCGGTATCAGATGGAGCTGGAGGTCCGGCGAAAGGCTCTCGCCGAGCCCGAGCTCCCCCCCGGCTACCAGTGGCAGTGCTGGCTCCCCGGCCGCTGCCTCGTCCACGCGCGGGTCAAGTACGAGAGCTTCGTCAACGACCTCGACGGACGCGTCTTCCCCTGCCTCGGCGACCGCGCCGGTTGCCGCCGGTTGATGTTCGACATCTCCCAGCACTCCGGTTTCCTGCCCGGCGCGACATGGCTCGTGGCGGTCGCCGGCCACGCCTCGCAGGACGCGGCCATCCCGTGCGGCGGCGTGCAGGGGATTCTCGTCTCCCGCCACTGCGGCAACATCCAGAACGTCGGCGTCATCCCCGAGCATCGCCGCCGCGGCCTCGGCCGGGCCCTCGTCCTGAAAGCGATGCAGGGCTTTCGGGCGGCCGGCGCACGGCGGGTTTCGCTCGAGGTCACGGCCGAGAACGAACAGGCGGTCGCTCTCTATCTGGACATGGGCTTTCAGGTCGTCAAAACGTGGCAGCGGTTCGTCGACGACGCCTCTGCCGATGAAGCGGAAGTGGAGGCGATCGTCTCCGGGAGCCTCAGCTCCGAGCGGACATGACGGCGGCAAACCCGTTCCCGCCATCGGGATCGGCGCGAGCCTCAGCATGATTCGTTTTGCCGCACAAGCCCGCTGTCGCGAAACGGCGCATTCGTCTTGACCTGAATCACACAGACCTGCAATTCTTGCCGGTGTTGGCAGAACGCCAGCCGATCTGGTGCGACAGCGTCCACGCCGTCCACCCTACAGCACCCCTTCACGGCCCTCCGCGGCTGTCGACCCCTTCAGGCATGGAGGCCTGACCGGATGCTTCTTCGCAATCTCGCTGCGCCTCCTCAAGCCCTCCTCACTTCCTCGTCTCGCCTCTCCGCTCCTCTCGTCTCGCCCCCGTCCCTGCCTCGTTCCGTCCGTCGGTAGTCCCCACCACCGATCTCACGTTCTCTCCACGACTCGACCCCTCACCGGGAGTGTCCGCATGGTCAGTTCATCGACCTTCGTCGCGATCGTTCTGTCGATTCTCGGCGCCCAGGCCCGGGGCGAAGTCCTGGACTTCGGCCTCACGTACTGCGGCCCGTGCCAGCAGATGAACCCGATCGTGGAGAAGCTGGCCCGCGAGGGGCACCCGATCCGCAAGGTGGATGGGGAGCGCGATCAGGCCCAGGCGAGCCGATTCAACGTCACCCGTTTTCCGACCTTCATCCTCGTGGTGGATGGCCGGGAAGTGCAGCGGGTCTCGGGACTCCAGAGCGAAGAGCAGCTGCGGATGATGCTCGCCCGCATTCCGACCGCGACCCCCACGGCCTCGGCGGGCCAGGGTCAGGCGGGCAGCGTGGCCGCGGCGCCGCCAACCCGTCCCGTCAACGTCATCAATCCTCCCGGTCCCTTCCGCTCGAGCCTGGGCGAGGCGGCTCCCCTGCCGCGTCCTGCCAGCCACGATGCCCCGGTCGCCGCTCCGCCGCGCGTCGCCCAGGTGGAGGAGAAGGAGCGGATGTGGCCCTTTGGAAAGAAGAAGGACGCTCCGCCGGCCGTCCGCGCCAGCGGGCATGAACTCGAAGGCGCCGCCCCCGCAGTAGCGTCGATCGACGACATCCTGTTCCGCGTCAGCGTCCGGATCCGCGTTCAGGTTGGTGACAAGATCAACCGCGGCTCGGGGACGATCATCGAAAGCAAGCCGGGCCGCACGCTCATCATGACCTGCGGCCACATCTTCCGCGGGATCGACGAGACGGCGAAGATCGAAGTCGACGTCGCCCCCTGGGAGCAGCCCAGGAAGTTCGTCGCCCGGCTGGTGAAGCACGATCTCGAATCCGACGTCGGTGTGATTTCGATTCCGACGACCGAACCGCTGCCGGTCGCCCCGGTCGCCCGCCGCAGCCAGAACCCGAAGGTCGGCGATCCGATGGTCTGCATCGGCTGCAGCGGCGGCGCGAACCCGACGCGGGAGCAGATCCGCGTCACCGCCCTCGACAAGTACGAAGGCCCCTCGACGATCGAATGCGGCGGACTCCCGGTCCAGGGCCGTTCGGGAGGCGGACTCTTCGACGCCGCCGGCCGCCTCACCGGGATCTGCATTAATGCCGATCCGCAGGGACAGCGGGGCATCTACGCTGGCCTCTCGGCCGTGCAGGATCTGCTGACCGCTTCCAACCTGGCCTACCTCCACACCGAGCCCGAGACGCGGGTCGCCGAAGCGGAAGCCGCTCCGGCCGCGAACTCGCGGGATGCCGGCATCGCCTTCGGTGGCGACTCGGGCAACCCGTTCGGCCGGTCCTCGGCGAACGATCGGGCCGACGCCGCTCCGGCGGTGGATCCCCGGAGCCTTCCGGAATCGATGCGCGGCAGTGTCGCGATCAGCCCGGCCGTCGTTCCGGCCTCGGCTCCGGCGGCTGTCTCCGCTCCGCTCGATATTCCGGCCGATGAGGCGGAGGTCGTGGTCGTGATCCGCAAGAAGAACCAGCCGCAGAACGCTCCGCGGGTGATCGTGATCCACGAAGCGAGCGCGAAGTTCCAGCAGTACCTCGAAGGGGAACTCGGCCCGGCGGGTGCTCCTGCGATGTCGACCGCCGGCTTGGATCAGGGGGATCGTCCGCTGGTTGCTCGGCGGCCGGCTGCTCCCGCGGACTATGCTGGGGAATCGAAGGCCTCGCGGATCGGTCTGCCGCAGACGACTCTTTCGGAAGAGGTCCCGGCCCGGCCGTACGTGCGCCGGAAGAAGTGATTCGAAGGTTCGTCCGCGTTCTTGCCGGACGGACGCCTTAGCTCAAACCCAATGTGCCACGGCGGGCTGGGGTCAAGGGGGCCATGCCCCCTTGCCGCCGGAGGCACTTCTGTGAGGAACCGTGGTACGTAACGGATGTCCGTTTTGTGGAACCGGCGTTGAGGATTCCACGCCCGCTTAGTAATCCTCGCGGGATAGGTGAGGGGGTATCCGGCACGGTGTCCGCGATTGGACACGCGCTCCTTCAGACATCTTTCGACGGCCAGGCCTCCGGCGGGCAAGGGGGATTCTCCCCCTTGCATCCCCTGACCAGGGTGCCCCTGGACCCGGTTGATGAGCCACGTTGGGCTTGCCCCTCACAGCTTCGGGGCGGCCGGTGCTGCATTCGCCGGACGATTGCGGGCAAAACGGGCCATGCTCTCTGTGAACTCGGCTTCCGAAATCGTCCCGTTCCCGTCAGTGTCGATCTGAGTCAGCCGGTCCTTCATCGGCCCCTGCAACTCATCACCCGTCAACTGCCCGTCGCCGTTCGTGTCGAGCGCAGTGAACCGCTCCTTGGGCGACTTCCGCTCGCCAGGGCTTCCATTCGGTCCCGGCCCGCTTGAACCCCCTGGACCTGCCGGGGCTCCCGGTCCCCCGGGCGCGCCTCCCGGACCTGGCTTGGCCTGACCTTCGCCAGGGCCGCCCGCGGGAGTCGCCCCGGCCGGAATCTTGATCTCCGACGCCGTCTTTCCGAGCTCGCGGGCCACTTCCCCTTCAATCACGGCGATCTCGGGCGCAAACCGCGTGCGGGGATTCAACACCACCCGCTCTCCGGCCTGGACGCCATCCTTGACCTCGACATGGCTCTGGTTGGAAGACCCGACCATGAGGTCCCGCCGGACCGGACCGTTCTCCGTCAGGACGAACGCGAAGGTCCGTCCGCCGATGGCGACCACCGACTGCACCGGGATCTGCAGGACGTTGTCGCGGTTGTCGACCAGGATCTCCACCTGGGCGGTCAGCCCGGGGCGAAGGGTCTTGAGGATCTCGACGCCGTCGGTCAGCTTGATCTCGGTCTCGTACTCGCGGAGGTCCATCTGCGGCCAGCGGCCCGACATCGGGACGGAGGAGACCTCGGTCACGACGCCGTTGAAGAACGTGTCCGGGAAGGCCTCGATCCGGATCCGGGTCGGGAGGTCGCGGCGGACGGCGGCGATCTGCGACTCGTGGATCCGGCAGTCGACCTTCATGCGGGTGATGTCGGGCAGGTTGATGATTGCCTGCCGCTCGCGGACCTGGGCCCCCTCGGTGATCGTCTCCGGGTTGCTGCCGCCGCGGTTGCTGTTCTGGAGGTTCGCGTAAACCACTTCCCCGTCCTGCGGGGCCCGCATCGTGCAGACGTCGATCTGCCGCTTCCAGCGTTCGAGGGTGGACTTTTCGGCCTCCGCGGTCAGCGTCTTGGCCTTGATGTCTTCCTTCGCCTGGACGACCGCCGCGTCGCACTTGATCTGCGTCCGCTCCAGCTCCCGCTTGAACTCCTGGGCGTTCGCCTTGAGCTCTTCGATGCGGCGGTTGTAGTCGTACTCCTTGAGGACCTTGAGCTCCTCGACCGCCGTGGCGAGCTTCAGCTCCGCCTGCTTCACGCCGATCCGTTCCGCCTCGAGGTCGTTCTGCGTCCGGGCTCCCTTGCGGACCTGGAGCTTGGTGAACTCGTAGGTCTCCTTGATCCGCAGCAGGTCTTCTTCGGCGATCGCCACATTGCCGGCGAGCTGATTGACCGACTTGGGATATTCGCCGTTCTCGAACTTGTCGAGGTCCAGGTCCGCCAGCCGGAGCTTCAGCTTGACCGCCTCGATGTCGGTTTCGTTCTGGCGAAGCAGAATCTCCAGGCTCTTCTCGGCCGTGACCGCGGCGGCGGCCGCCTGCGAGGCCTTGATCTCCTGGAGGGTGTACTTCTCGCGCAGGGCCGAGGAGTCGAGTTCGCAGACGACGTCGCCGGTCTTGACCGCGGTCCCCTCGGCGACGATCGAGATGATCGTCGTCGAGCCTTCGACGAGGCTCGTCAGCGTGGCGTTGCCGGAGCTGTCGACGTGCCCGGCCACGTTGACCGAAATCAGGAACGGCTTCTTCTCGGCCACTTCCGTGATGAGGTGGCTGTAGTCGTTCCGCTTCGACCCCGAGAGCCCCAGGTTCTCAGTCAGCGAGTTCCAGCGGCTGACGACGCTCGCGCTCCAGTCCGGCCGCGTCGTCACCGCGTAGGCCGTCGCCCCGGCGCCCGTCAAGCCAATCCCCAACAGAGACAGTGTCATCCAGCGCCGACGCCCCGACGGGGTCAAGGGTTGGTACGACAAGTCCAGGTTCTGGCTCATTATTGAAGATCCTCGGATCACGGTAGAACGGATCGTTCCACACCCCATCTTCGCCCAGATCCATGATACCCATGTCCCGGTAGATATTGAGCCGGTTCCGCTCGTAATCGACCCAGTTCTGGATCAGGGAATTCTGACCGTTCAAAATCGCGTTCAACGCACCGAGCAGGTTGTTCCCCTGCAGACCGGTTCCGCGGGTGCTCGTCTGGCCGGGGGCCTTGGGACGGAGCGCCTCATCGACTGCCAGATCGTACTGAGTCGCCCCCAGGCGGATCGCTTGCTTCGACGTCTCCAGATTCTCGCGGAGAACCTGCATCTGACGCCAGTCTCGGCGGATCTGTTGCTTCACCGTGTCTTCAGCCAGCATGTAATTTCGCTTGGCCCGCTCATAGGCAATGAGGGCCGCGCGGTACGTGTTCCGTTCCGAAATCTGGTCGAGCGGGGCGGTGAATCGCATCCCGAAGCGGTAGCTGCTCCGGTCCCGCCGGAAGTCGAACGGCCGGTTCCCGCCGGAAGTCCCGATGTCCCCTTCGACCACGATGTCCGCCTGGGACCGCAGGCGGTTGGCGACCACCTCGACGAAGCGGCGGGCGTCCATCACGAGCGCCCGGGAGTTCATCAGGTCGAGCCGGTTCTCGACCCCGGCCGCGACGCTGTCTTCCAGACTCACCGCATAGGGGCGGACCCGGATCATCTCGGCCCGGACGCCGACGAGCGTTCCCGCCAGGTTCCGGGTGTCGCGCAGCAGCTTTTCGTGACGATCCAGGATCTCCAGCCGCATCGCATCGCGGGCCTCCTTGGAGAGATCGGGATCCTCGAGCTCCTTCCGCCACAGGACAATCTCGTCCTGCCGCTGCTGGAGCTGGGCGGAGGTCAGGTCGAAGATCCGCTGGTCGCGGTCGAAGTCGTTCGTCAGCCGGTCGCGGTTCTCCTCCGCCAGCAGCGATTCCAGGATGGCGGGAACCTCGCCGCGGAGCCGCTCAATATCCTGCCGGACGATCTGGATTCCCTCGGCCGACACCATCCGCACGACTCGCTCGTACTCGTCGATCACCTTCTTGAGCTGTTCGACGGTCGGAACGTGTTCCTGTCCCGGCGGGAGAGCCTGCCCGTCCGGCGGGACTTCTAGCTGCGCCCAGCTCTGGGGGACGAAGTCCGTGACGATCAGCTCCAACTCGCGAAGCCGCTGCTCGATGAGTTCGAACTGGGAGAGGGATGTCTGGTCGATCGAGAAATCGATGTCCGGCGGCAGGCCGAGCTGCACCTTGTAGTTGTCGAGGGCGTCCTGGTACTGCCGCTGCAGGTTGCGGAGTCGCTGCAGCGAGCCGGTGTAGCTCGACTTGAGCTGCACGACGTCGAGGGTCGAGGCCTCGGCCCGCAGCGGGACGATGATCGTCAGGATCGCGTCCTGGTAGGCGGGATCCTTCGAGATCGCCTTCAGCTGGATCTCGTCCTCTTCGGACATCGGCCCCAGCCAGGTCAGCAGTTTGCGGTCGGGGTCATAGGAGAGCCGTCCCTTGAAGTTCTCCGGAATCGCGAAGTCGGCGGGGAGGGTCTCCAGGTCGATCCGCGACGCGATGTTGGCGGGGCGGTCGCCCGTCGAGGCTTCGAGCAGGTCGACCTGACGGCGGATCCGGTCGAGGTTCCCCTCTTCGTTGAGGATGCTCTGCGCGAGCTGCAGCAGTCCCAGGTAACCGCCGCCGCCGCCGGGTCCGCCGACGACATCGGTGAACAGGATCTGCCGGTAGCGGGCGAGGTCGCGGGTCTCATACAGGAGGTCGCGTTCCGACTGCGTCAGGTTCTCGAGGACGACCTTGCGGCCGGCATTGATCAGCAGCGGCTGCACGAGTGAATACGAGAGCACCGAGGCCGAATTCGTCTGGTTTCCGCCCGAGAAGAGCCAGACGGTGTTGTTGGCCAGTTCCACCGCGAGCTGTCCGCCGGCGGGGAGGAGCTGGCTGACGCCGAAACGGCTGTCGGCCGTGGCTCTCCCGATCCGTCCGGGACGGGCGTCCGACACGATGTCGGCCCCCGGTTCGCGGCCGCCGATCCCGAGGTAGCGGACGCCGAACTGGAACCGTTCGAAGGTCACGTTGAGGGCGGCGAGGTACAGGTCCTCGATGTTGAACTGGTAGTCCCGGCTGTGGATCTGGGCCAGGTTGACGGCGTCCTGGACCTTGACCTGCTCGATCTTGGGGGGACCGGCGAGGTAGCGGCCGTTCTGCGGGTCGATCATCTCCGGGCTGATGCCGTAGCGGAGCAGCCACTGCGGGTTCTCGACGCGGAGCGTGTCGCCGAACTTGTGCCAGCCCTTGTATCCCTGCCAGCCGTCGACCCAGTGCATGTACTGGTGGGCGGCGGGATCGTCTGGCGGCAGCGGGGCGCAGTCTGGGTCGTGCGGGTCGAAGAACCGGCTTTCGGGATCGGGGGTGACGTTCAGCCGGGGGAGCGACCAGCGGGGATCGGTGAACCGCTCCATCTCCGCCTGGTAGACGTCCATGTCCGCCTGCTTCCGCCAGAACGGGCGCGAGCAGCCGGTATGGGCCAGACCGAGCAGCGCGGCGCAGCAGACCGCGGCCAGCCGGCGGCGGGTGCGTCGGCGGGAGGGCTTCGTTCCTCGGGCGGGCGTGAGGACGGAAGAGAACATCAGGCGGCGCGCTCCACCACGCGTGACGGTTCGAGGCTTTCGTCGGTGAGGGCCGAGACCAGCGTCGAGACGAGGCCGGCCAGCGACTCCGAGACCCGCAGCGATTCTTCCGGCGTCCACTCGGCAAAGGTCTGGCGGAGGCGGACATCGCGGCGGTCGCGGGCAATCTGGAGGAGGGCCTGGCCGTGACCGCTCATCGCCAGGACGCTGCGGCGGCGGTCGGTGGCGGACCGCTGGCGGACCAGGAGGCCGTCCGCCTGCATCCGTTCAATGAGGGTGCAGACGGTCGACTCGGAGAGGCCGAGGGCCCGGGCGACGTCGGTTTGGGAGCTGCACGAGAGGGAGTCTTCGAGGAGTTCGAGAACGTCGACGCGGGTCGAGCTGATTCCCGTGGGGCCGTAGCACTGGGAGAGGAGTTCTTCGAGCAGGCGGTTCGCCTGCCGGAGCCGGAGGACGATCTCCGCGCCGTGGGACATGTCGGGCATCTGGGGAATCCTTTCCACGGTCCGGCGGCAACTCGACCGGCAGCCATGGCCGATCAACACATTTGGCAGATCCTTCGCTTTCCAATGATTCGGTTTGGAATGGTTCGAAACTGAAGGAGTTCAAAGGTTGCGCAAACTTTTATGGGAGATCGGCGGGGAATCGGGACCGATTTCGTGGTCGCTGTGATTCCCCTTCAAGAACCGTTTCGCGTCCCCAGGCGAACGCGGACGGCGTTCCACGCCCCGGGCTCGTTTGGGGAACACACACCAGCCCGAAGCGCCGGCGAGGGACGAAGCGGAAATTCGCTCGCGCTTCGGGCTAGGGTAGGCAGGCGAGCGGGGGGCGTCAGCCCCCTGATTCCGCGTTCAAACAGCCCGGTTTCCTGAAGGATGCAGCAGAGCAATCCGGAAACGCGAGGTTGTCGGAAACAGGCTCACGCGGAGATGCGGAGAACGCGGCGAGAAAACGGGGGATGCCTGTCTCTTCTCCGCGTGAACCCCCTCTTCTCTCTCGCACGACGGCGAAGAGGGGTGGGCACGTCCGGCCGCTCGGTTTCCGACAGCTCAGTCCAGGCCGAAATCCTGGGCGATGTCCCGGACCCGGGTCACCTTGGCCTGACCCTGCAGGGGCGCCTGCCTCTCGTCCCACTCTTCCCAGTGGGGAAGATCGAGGTCGAGCTGGGCGATCGAAGCGGTCTTCATCTCCTGAAGCCGTCCGGTTGCCTCGTGCAGCAGTTCCTCGAGGCCCGGGTTGTGACCGATGCAGAGGACGCGGTGTGCGGTTCCGGGGAGGGAGCGGAGGACTTTCCGCCACGTCGGGACTGTTGCCAGGTAGAGTTCCGGGGTGATGACGACCTTGTCCCGGAAACCGCACGCTGGAGCGAGGAGGTCCGCTGTTTCGCGGGTTCGCCGGGCGTCCGAGCAGACGATCAGGTCGGGAACGAGTTTCTGTGCGCGGAGCCATTCGCCCATGAGGGGGGCGGAGAGCTGGCCTCGGTCGTTGAGGGGCCGCTCGTGGTCGGACATGGCGGGATTGTCCCAGCTCGACTTGGCGTGCCGCATCAGCAGGAGTGTGCGCATGTGGATTCTCCTTGGCGGGTGCCGTTCTATCAGACCGGGGGAGGGGAATGTAGTGGGAACCGCCGTTCGAAGCGTGTCTTGCCGGCACGGCTATGCCACCTCAAACCCAACGTGCGACGGCAGCCTGGGGTCAAGGGGGCCACGCCCCCTTGCCGCCGGAGGCACTCCTGTGAGGAACCGTGGTACGCAACGGACGTCCCCTTTGTGGTACCGGCGGTGAGAACTCCCCGCTCGCTTTGGACGCCCCGTGGGTTGGTGTGGGGGCATACGACACCTTGTTCGCGTTCGGACACCCCCCCTTTCAGGCATCTCTCGACGGCCAGGCCTCCGGCGGGCAAGAGGGCGTTGCCCCCTTGCATCCCCCACCAGGGTGCCCCTGGACCCGGCTGGTTTGAGACGCACCCGACTCCCGCGCTTTCCTCGACCGCAACCGGTATGATTTCGCGTTGCTCCGTGCGCCCCTCCCCACGGACCAACCCACTTTCACCCCCGTTTCCCACCAGACTGACCGAGAATGTTCGTCGATCGCGTTGAAATTCGTTGCAAAGCCGGAGACGGAGGGGACGGCTGCTCCAGCTTTCGCCGCGAAGCCCACGTCCCCCGCGGCGGACCCGACGGCGGCGACGGCGGCCGCGGCGGCAGCATCATCGTCCGCGCCGACACCAACCAGGGAAACCTCGCCGGCCACGTCGGTCACCGCCAGTGGAACGCCCAGGACGGCCAGAACGGCATGGGCTCCCTCTGCACCGGCCGCTCCGGCGAAGACGAAGTCATCCTCGTCCCGACCGGCACGCTCGTGAAGGACGCGGACCACGACTTTGTCCTCAAGGACCTCAAACACCACGGCGAGGAATTCATCGTCGCCCGCGGCGGCAAGGGAGGCCGGGGAAACAAGTACTTCGCCAACGCCATCAACCGGACCCCCAAAGAGTTCGAAGAGGGCGAAGAAGGCGAACTGCGGAACGTCATCCTTGAACTCAAACTGATCGCCGACGTCGGCGTCATCGGCAAACCGAACGCCGGCAAGTCGACCCTCCTCAGCCGCCTCTCCCGCGCGACTCCCGAGATCGCCAACTACCCGTTCACGACCAAGTACCCGAACCTCGGCGTCGTCAGCGTCGGCTCCGACCACCAGTTCGTGATGGCCGATATCCCCGGACTCATCGAAGGGGCCCACGCCGGCGTCGGCCTCGGCCATGAGTTCCTGAAGCACGTCCAGCGGACCAAGGTCCTCGTCCACCTCGTCGAGCCCGATCCGGACGACCAGACGAACCCGGTCGACAACTACCACCAGATCCGCAAGGAAATCGGCCTCTACGACCCGGCCCTGCTCGAGCGGCCGGAGTTCATCGCCATCTCGAAGAGCGAGCTCGCGGACGCCGAGGCGGCCGCGGAACTCCTGGAAGAGGCCCTCGGCGCCCCGGTCCGGCGGATCTCCGCAGCGACGGGCCATGGACTCCCGGAGCTGATCCGCGACGTCAACAACCTCCTGATGCGGATCGCCGAAGAGGAAGCCGCCACCGAAGCGGAAGCGGCCCGGGCGGCCGCGGCCGCCGAAAAGGCTCCGGCCCCGCCGGAGGCGGTCGAGAGTGAGCCGATGGATCTCGACAATCCCGCTCCCGCGGAATCGACCCCATGAATCTGGCGGAAATGACCTGGAAGGCGGTGGCCAACCTCGACCGCGACACGCCGGTCGTGATCCCGGTCGCGGCCCTGGAACAGCACGGGCACCATCTCCCGGTCTTCACCGACAGCATGCTGCTCGGCGAAGTCGTCCGCCGCGTCGAACCGGAGCTGGCGGAACAGGTCCTCTTCGCCCCCCTGCAGTGGCTCGGGAACTCCGACCACCACCTCGACTTTCCGGGGACCATGACCGCCGCCCCGCGGACCTATATCGATCTCCTGGGGCGGATGGCGGAGAATTTCCTCCATCACGGCTTCCGCCGGATCGTGTTCCTCAACGGCCACGGGGGAAACGAGGTCCCCGGCCGCCAGGCGATCTTCGAGCTGCGGCAGGCCCATCGGAAACGGGCCGAT of Planctomyces sp. SH-PL14 contains these proteins:
- a CDS encoding TolC family protein, with product MFSSVLTPARGTKPSRRRTRRRLAAVCCAALLGLAHTGCSRPFWRKQADMDVYQAEMERFTDPRWSLPRLNVTPDPESRFFDPHDPDCAPLPPDDPAAHQYMHWVDGWQGYKGWHKFGDTLRVENPQWLLRYGISPEMIDPQNGRYLAGPPKIEQVKVQDAVNLAQIHSRDYQFNIEDLYLAALNVTFERFQFGVRYLGIGGREPGADIVSDARPGRIGRATADSRFGVSQLLPAGGQLAVELANNTVWLFSGGNQTNSASVLSYSLVQPLLINAGRKVVLENLTQSERDLLYETRDLARYRQILFTDVVGGPGGGGGYLGLLQLAQSILNEEGNLDRIRRQVDLLEASTGDRPANIASRIDLETLPADFAIPENFKGRLSYDPDRKLLTWLGPMSEEDEIQLKAISKDPAYQDAILTIIVPLRAEASTLDVVQLKSSYTGSLQRLRNLQRQYQDALDNYKVQLGLPPDIDFSIDQTSLSQFELIEQRLRELELIVTDFVPQSWAQLEVPPDGQALPPGQEHVPTVEQLKKVIDEYERVVRMVSAEGIQIVRQDIERLRGEVPAILESLLAEENRDRLTNDFDRDQRIFDLTSAQLQQRQDEIVLWRKELEDPDLSKEARDAMRLEILDRHEKLLRDTRNLAGTLVGVRAEMIRVRPYAVSLEDSVAAGVENRLDLMNSRALVMDARRFVEVVANRLRSQADIVVEGDIGTSGGNRPFDFRRDRSSYRFGMRFTAPLDQISERNTYRAALIAYERAKRNYMLAEDTVKQQIRRDWRQMQVLRENLETSKQAIRLGATQYDLAVDEALRPKAPGQTSTRGTGLQGNNLLGALNAILNGQNSLIQNWVDYERNRLNIYRDMGIMDLGEDGVWNDPFYRDPRIFNNEPEPGLVVPTLDPVGASALDDTVSVGDWLDGRRGDGLRGDDAAGLERERRQPLELAD
- a CDS encoding GNAT family N-acetyltransferase; the protein is MTVATYRRYQMELEVRRKALAEPELPPGYQWQCWLPGRCLVHARVKYESFVNDLDGRVFPCLGDRAGCRRLMFDISQHSGFLPGATWLVAVAGHASQDAAIPCGGVQGILVSRHCGNIQNVGVIPEHRRRGLGRALVLKAMQGFRAAGARRVSLEVTAENEQAVALYLDMGFQVVKTWQRFVDDASADEAEVEAIVSGSLSSERT
- a CDS encoding MarR family winged helix-turn-helix transcriptional regulator, whose product is MPDMSHGAEIVLRLRQANRLLEELLSQCYGPTGISSTRVDVLELLEDSLSCSSQTDVARALGLSESTVCTLIERMQADGLLVRQRSATDRRRSVLAMSGHGQALLQIARDRRDVRLRQTFAEWTPEESLRVSESLAGLVSTLVSALTDESLEPSRVVERAA
- a CDS encoding creatininase family protein, encoding MNLAEMTWKAVANLDRDTPVVIPVAALEQHGHHLPVFTDSMLLGEVVRRVEPELAEQVLFAPLQWLGNSDHHLDFPGTMTAAPRTYIDLLGRMAENFLHHGFRRIVFLNGHGGNEVPGRQAIFELRQAHRKRADLLLLFSTYWDFGDPTRGAIPLVQRQMGHACEWETSMILRIAPDLVGPIEDLDDVSFEFGFGKAYRGWVTQDRTETGHIGAPRSATPEKGEQLFQTYAVGVTRFLREVAEWDGQGWKT
- a CDS encoding SixA phosphatase family protein codes for the protein MRTLLLMRHAKSSWDNPAMSDHERPLNDRGQLSAPLMGEWLRAQKLVPDLIVCSDARRTRETADLLAPACGFRDKVVITPELYLATVPTWRKVLRSLPGTAHRVLCIGHNPGLEELLHEATGRLQEMKTASIAQLDLDLPHWEEWDERQAPLQGQAKVTRVRDIAQDFGLD
- a CDS encoding trypsin-like peptidase domain-containing protein, which gives rise to MVSSSTFVAIVLSILGAQARGEVLDFGLTYCGPCQQMNPIVEKLAREGHPIRKVDGERDQAQASRFNVTRFPTFILVVDGREVQRVSGLQSEEQLRMMLARIPTATPTASAGQGQAGSVAAAPPTRPVNVINPPGPFRSSLGEAAPLPRPASHDAPVAAPPRVAQVEEKERMWPFGKKKDAPPAVRASGHELEGAAPAVASIDDILFRVSVRIRVQVGDKINRGSGTIIESKPGRTLIMTCGHIFRGIDETAKIEVDVAPWEQPRKFVARLVKHDLESDVGVISIPTTEPLPVAPVARRSQNPKVGDPMVCIGCSGGANPTREQIRVTALDKYEGPSTIECGGLPVQGRSGGGLFDAAGRLTGICINADPQGQRGIYAGLSAVQDLLTASNLAYLHTEPETRVAEAEAAPAANSRDAGIAFGGDSGNPFGRSSANDRADAAPAVDPRSLPESMRGSVAISPAVVPASAPAAVSAPLDIPADEAEVVVVIRKKNQPQNAPRVIVIHEASAKFQQYLEGELGPAGAPAMSTAGLDQGDRPLVARRPAAPADYAGESKASRIGLPQTTLSEEVPARPYVRRKK
- the obgE gene encoding GTPase ObgE; this encodes MFVDRVEIRCKAGDGGDGCSSFRREAHVPRGGPDGGDGGRGGSIIVRADTNQGNLAGHVGHRQWNAQDGQNGMGSLCTGRSGEDEVILVPTGTLVKDADHDFVLKDLKHHGEEFIVARGGKGGRGNKYFANAINRTPKEFEEGEEGELRNVILELKLIADVGVIGKPNAGKSTLLSRLSRATPEIANYPFTTKYPNLGVVSVGSDHQFVMADIPGLIEGAHAGVGLGHEFLKHVQRTKVLVHLVEPDPDDQTNPVDNYHQIRKEIGLYDPALLERPEFIAISKSELADAEAAAELLEEALGAPVRRISAATGHGLPELIRDVNNLLMRIAEEEAATEAEAARAAAAAEKAPAPPEAVESEPMDLDNPAPAESTP